A segment of the Acidimicrobiia bacterium genome:
CGCTGGGCGGCGCATGGGCCCTGGACGGTCTGTGGCGGCGGGTGGGGATCGGCGAGGTGCTGGCCCGCCTGCTGGAGGGTCGACGCCTCGATCCGCGGGCCGAGCGGGCCGTGTTCGCCATGGTCGCTAACCGTGCCCTCGAACCGCTCTCCAAGCTCGCCGCCGCCCGCTGGGTGGCGGAGCGGGCCGTGATCCCGGGTCTGGACGACGTCGACGAGGACACCTTCTACCGGGCCATGGACTGGCTGTTGGAAGTCGAAGACGATTTGGTCGAGGCCGTGTACTGGGCCACCGCCGATCTGTTGAACCTAGAGGTCGACCTGCTGTTTTTCGACACCACCTCCACCTACTTCGAGATCGACCAGCCCGACGCGCCGGGTGAGGGGGAGACGGTCGGGTTCCGGGCCCGAGGCCACTCCAAGGACCACCGGCCCGACCTGCCTCAGGTGGTGATCGGCATGGCCGTCACCCGAGAAGGCATCCCCATCCGGGTGTGGTGCTGGCCAGGCAACACCAACGATCAGGCGCTGATCCGCCAGGTCAAAGACGACCTCAAAACGTGGAAGCTGACCCGGGTGGTGTGGGTCGCCGACCGTGGCTTCTCCTCGGCGGAGAACCGCCGCTACCTCCAACGGGCAGGCGGCCACTACATCATCGGCGAAAAGCTCCGCGGCGATGGCCGCGAGGCCCAGGCGGCGCTGTCCCGCCAGGGCCGCTACCGCACCGTGGCCGCCAACCTGGGGGTCAAAGAGGTCGTCATCGACGACGCCACCATGCGCGACCGGTTCGTGGTTTGCCACAACCCCGAACAAGCCGAACGAGACCGGACCGTGCGCGACCAGCTTCTCACCCAGCTCGCCGACGCCATCGACGGCTCCGACCAGCTCACCAAGACCGCCCGCGCCGAGTTGGCCGGCGAGCTGGGCAACTACCCGGGGCTGAAACGGTTCCTGCGCACCACCCCCGGTGGGCTGCTGCGCATCGACCGCAGAGCCGTCGCCGCCGAGCAACGCCTCGACGGCAAGTTCCTGTTGCGCACCTCCGACCCCACACTGTCCGCCGAAGACATCGCCTTGGGCTACAAACAACTGCTCGAAGTCGAACGGGGCTGGCGGGACATGAAATCCACCCTCGACCTGCGGCCCGTCTACCACCGCCTCGAAGGCC
Coding sequences within it:
- a CDS encoding IS1634 family transposase, encoding MYLRTIQRRNKDGSVVRYVQLAHNVRHPQSGNPVAKVIHSFGREDRLDREALGRLVRSIARYLGPDAELEATAPGGATAPLRFVSSKALGGAWALDGLWRRVGIGEVLARLLEGRRLDPRAERAVFAMVANRALEPLSKLAAARWVAERAVIPGLDDVDEDTFYRAMDWLLEVEDDLVEAVYWATADLLNLEVDLLFFDTTSTYFEIDQPDAPGEGETVGFRARGHSKDHRPDLPQVVIGMAVTREGIPIRVWCWPGNTNDQALIRQVKDDLKTWKLTRVVWVADRGFSSAENRRYLQRAGGHYIIGEKLRGDGREAQAALSRQGRYRTVAANLGVKEVVIDDATMRDRFVVCHNPEQAERDRTVRDQLLTQLADAIDGSDQLTKTARAELAGELGNYPGLKRFLRTTPGGLLRIDRRAVAAEQRLDGKFLLRTSDPTLSAEDIALGYKQLLEVERGWRDMKSTLDLRPVYHRLEGRIRAHVLLCWLALLLIRLAETATGDTWRNLRHQLDRMHLGLFAGPAGHVLQRTETTPGQAAIFKALGVNQPKQFLDITPAGTDKTPASA